A region of Bifidobacterium adolescentis ATCC 15703 DNA encodes the following proteins:
- a CDS encoding deoxyguanosinetriphosphate triphosphohydrolase produces the protein MTSEGYSAFDEERWAPEPPKSSSRTAFQRDRARLIHSSALRRLGAKTQILVAGTDDFARTRLTHTLEVAQIGRQIGTSLGCDPDVVDCACLAHDLGHPPFGHNGERALAEIAGNIGGFEGNAQTLRLLTRLEPKILFPDGRSAGVNLTRAALDAAVKYPWTLAEAAAHPKGERSAKFCVYPDDTDVFAWLKQHAPDTTRRPVECQVMDLSDDIAYSVHDVEDAIATGAFNPGVLHESGVIDAVVEDARAWYGPQWDTDKLVAAFARMHRRDTFPGYFDGSRRALAALKNMTSNLIGRFAGSVEQATRDTYGNEPLTRYNGDLVIPEETSYEIVVLKGIAVHFVMAPGEREPMHGEEQRIVGDLVDVFMADNPKPSSALENVFLDDWREAGSDGERLRVAIDQVASLTDTSALTLHSLLC, from the coding sequence ATGACGAGCGAAGGATACAGCGCGTTCGACGAGGAGCGTTGGGCTCCGGAACCACCCAAATCCAGCTCCCGCACCGCCTTCCAACGCGACCGCGCCCGACTCATCCACTCGTCCGCATTGCGCAGGCTCGGCGCGAAAACGCAGATTCTGGTAGCCGGCACGGACGATTTCGCACGTACACGGCTTACACACACGTTGGAGGTCGCGCAAATCGGTCGACAGATCGGCACTTCGCTCGGTTGCGATCCCGACGTGGTCGACTGCGCCTGCCTTGCGCACGACCTCGGCCACCCGCCGTTCGGCCATAATGGGGAACGTGCGCTTGCCGAAATCGCCGGCAATATCGGTGGTTTCGAAGGCAATGCGCAAACCTTGCGATTATTGACGCGCCTCGAACCGAAAATACTGTTTCCCGACGGACGTTCCGCAGGCGTGAATCTGACGCGTGCCGCGCTCGATGCGGCCGTCAAATACCCGTGGACGCTTGCCGAAGCCGCCGCGCATCCGAAAGGGGAGCGCAGCGCGAAATTCTGCGTCTATCCGGATGATACGGACGTGTTCGCCTGGCTCAAACAACACGCGCCCGACACCACCCGCCGTCCCGTCGAATGCCAGGTGATGGACCTGTCCGATGACATCGCCTACAGCGTGCATGATGTGGAGGACGCCATCGCCACCGGCGCGTTCAATCCGGGCGTGCTGCATGAAAGCGGCGTGATCGACGCGGTCGTCGAGGACGCGCGCGCCTGGTACGGACCGCAATGGGACACAGACAAGCTGGTGGCCGCGTTCGCACGCATGCACCGGCGCGACACGTTCCCCGGCTATTTCGACGGTTCGCGACGCGCGCTCGCCGCATTGAAGAACATGACCAGCAATCTGATCGGCCGATTCGCCGGTTCCGTGGAACAAGCCACGCGGGACACGTACGGCAACGAGCCGCTGACCCGATACAACGGCGATCTGGTGATTCCCGAGGAAACCAGTTACGAAATCGTGGTGCTGAAAGGCATCGCCGTGCATTTCGTCATGGCGCCCGGCGAACGCGAGCCGATGCACGGCGAGGAACAGCGGATCGTCGGCGATCTGGTGGACGTGTTCATGGCGGACAATCCCAAACCGTCCAGCGCGTTGGAGAACGTGTTCCTCGACGATTGGCGCGAGGCCGGCAGCGACGGCGAACGCCTGCGCGTGGCCATAGACCAGGTGGCGAGCCTGACCGACACGTCCGCCCTGACCCTCCACTCCCTTCTCTGCTGA
- a CDS encoding GntR family transcriptional regulator, giving the protein MRFDFSGTTPLFRQVAEQISEAIVSGAFAEGEQVPSTTEISSTYAINPATVLKGMNLLVDQGLLEKRRGLGMFVTTGAREKARDAKREELLTTRVVELVAQAKALGISCEQLQRIIGRTYR; this is encoded by the coding sequence ATGCGATTCGATTTTTCGGGAACGACGCCATTGTTCCGGCAGGTGGCCGAACAAATCAGCGAAGCTATCGTCTCCGGTGCCTTCGCGGAAGGCGAACAGGTGCCCAGCACCACCGAGATCTCGTCCACGTATGCGATTAATCCCGCCACGGTGCTCAAAGGCATGAATCTCCTGGTCGATCAGGGTCTGCTGGAGAAAAGACGCGGCCTTGGCATGTTCGTCACCACGGGAGCACGGGAGAAGGCTCGTGACGCCAAACGCGAGGAACTGCTCACCACGCGGGTCGTCGAACTCGTCGCGCAGGCAAAGGCGCTTGGCATCAGCTGCGAACAACTACAGCGCATCATCGGAAGGACCTATCGATGA
- a CDS encoding pyridoxal-phosphate dependent enzyme, whose protein sequence is MTIHNSLSELIGNTPLVKLNHVTDGIKATIAVKVEYLNPGGSSKDRIAERIIDAAERSGELKPGGVIVEPTSGNTGVGLALVALQRGYRAIFTLPDKVSEAKRAVLRAYGAEVVVTPTDAGPDDPRSYYQVADRLAKAIPGGYRPNQYDNPNGPESHYHTTGPEIWEATDHKVTHFVAGIGTGGTISGTGHYLKDVSNGAVQVIGADPEGSIYSDPNDVHQYQIEGVGEDFYPKAFDRSLPDEIVQVTDAEAFEMTRRLANEEGLLVGGSSGMAVFSALKYAREHDLDENQLVVVLMPDSGRSYMEKIFNDDWMRANGFADVVERTTKPSLAEQYL, encoded by the coding sequence ATGACCATCCACAATTCCCTGTCCGAACTCATCGGCAACACCCCGCTCGTCAAACTCAACCACGTGACTGACGGCATCAAAGCCACCATCGCGGTGAAGGTCGAATACCTGAACCCGGGTGGCTCGTCCAAGGACCGCATCGCCGAACGCATCATCGACGCGGCCGAACGCAGCGGCGAACTGAAGCCCGGCGGCGTGATCGTGGAACCGACCTCCGGCAACACCGGTGTCGGACTCGCGCTCGTGGCTTTGCAGCGCGGATACCGTGCGATCTTCACCCTGCCGGACAAGGTTTCCGAAGCCAAGCGTGCGGTGCTGCGCGCATACGGCGCCGAAGTGGTCGTAACCCCCACCGACGCCGGTCCGGACGATCCGCGCTCCTACTACCAGGTGGCAGACCGCCTCGCCAAGGCGATTCCCGGCGGCTACCGTCCCAACCAGTACGACAATCCGAACGGTCCCGAAAGCCACTATCACACCACTGGTCCGGAAATCTGGGAGGCCACCGACCACAAGGTCACGCATTTCGTGGCGGGCATCGGCACCGGCGGCACCATCTCCGGCACCGGACACTATCTGAAGGACGTGTCCAACGGCGCGGTGCAGGTCATCGGCGCCGATCCGGAAGGCTCCATCTACTCCGACCCGAACGACGTGCACCAATACCAGATCGAAGGCGTCGGCGAGGACTTCTACCCGAAGGCCTTCGACCGGAGCCTTCCCGACGAGATAGTGCAGGTCACCGACGCGGAAGCCTTCGAAATGACCCGACGCCTCGCCAACGAGGAAGGACTGCTCGTCGGCGGCTCATCCGGCATGGCCGTGTTCTCCGCGCTGAAATACGCCCGCGAGCACGACCTCGACGAAAACCAGCTCGTCGTGGTGCTGATGCCCGATTCCGGCCGCAGCTATATGGAGAAGATCTTCAACGACGACTGGATGCGAGCCAACGGATTCGCCGACGTCGTGGAACGCACCACCAAGCCCAGCCTCGCCGAACAGTACCTGTAA
- a CDS encoding cystathionine gamma-synthase has protein sequence MTISTNTEALNATALATRAIHAGQEPDPTTGAVVTPIYMTSTFKQDGVGGLRNGYDYSRSINPTRNSFDEQLAAVEGAKYALSFSSGLAAIDVLLRSTLKPGDNILLGNDVYGGTYRLLSKVFVPWGIGLDVVDITDTAAVSAALAKKQYAYIWVETPSNPLLNITDIAATAAVAHAHGTKVVVDNTFASPVLQHPLADGADVVVYSTTKYIGGHSDVVGGAVVLNDKETRDAVAFLQNAAGAVPSPFDSWLDIRGLKTLDLRVKQHSRNAMKVAQWLETRPEVERVWYPGLESHPGHDIAARQMHGGFGGMISIQIAAGFEAAKKFAGATEVFTLAESLGGVESLIEHPGAMTHASVAGTTLEVPANLIRLSVGLEDADDLIADLEQAFRQI, from the coding sequence ATGACCATCTCGACCAACACCGAAGCCCTCAACGCCACCGCTCTCGCCACCCGCGCCATCCACGCAGGCCAGGAACCCGACCCGACCACCGGAGCCGTGGTCACCCCCATCTACATGACCTCCACCTTCAAGCAGGACGGCGTCGGCGGCCTGCGCAACGGCTACGACTACAGCCGTTCCATCAACCCGACCCGCAACAGCTTCGACGAGCAGCTCGCCGCCGTGGAAGGCGCGAAATACGCGTTAAGCTTCTCCTCCGGACTTGCCGCCATCGACGTGCTGCTGCGCTCCACCCTGAAGCCCGGCGACAACATCCTGCTCGGCAACGACGTGTACGGCGGCACCTACCGTCTGCTGTCCAAGGTGTTCGTGCCGTGGGGCATCGGCCTCGACGTGGTGGACATCACCGACACGGCCGCCGTCTCAGCCGCGCTCGCCAAGAAGCAGTACGCGTACATCTGGGTGGAAACCCCGTCCAACCCGCTGCTCAACATCACCGACATCGCCGCCACCGCGGCCGTGGCGCACGCGCACGGCACCAAAGTGGTCGTGGACAACACCTTCGCATCCCCGGTATTGCAGCATCCGCTCGCAGACGGCGCCGACGTGGTCGTCTACTCCACCACCAAGTACATCGGCGGCCACTCTGACGTGGTCGGCGGCGCGGTGGTCCTGAACGACAAGGAAACACGCGACGCGGTGGCCTTCCTGCAGAACGCGGCCGGCGCGGTGCCCTCCCCGTTCGACTCCTGGCTTGACATCCGAGGCCTCAAAACCCTCGACCTGCGCGTCAAGCAGCACAGCCGCAACGCCATGAAAGTGGCCCAGTGGCTCGAAACCCGCCCCGAAGTGGAACGCGTATGGTATCCGGGGCTCGAATCCCACCCGGGCCACGACATCGCGGCACGCCAGATGCACGGCGGTTTCGGCGGCATGATCTCCATCCAGATCGCCGCCGGTTTCGAAGCGGCCAAGAAGTTCGCCGGAGCCACCGAAGTGTTCACCCTGGCCGAATCCCTGGGCGGCGTGGAATCCCTGATCGAGCATCCGGGCGCCATGACCCACGCCTCCGTGGCCGGCACCACGCTCGAAGTGCCCGCCAACCTGATCCGCCTGTCCGTCGGCCTTGAGGACGCGGACGATCTGATCGCTGACCTGGAGCAGGCGTTCCGCCAGATCTGA
- the alr gene encoding alanine racemase gives MTLSATREWDFSSEQGKANYKAAQRRYPAQAIVDLAALRDNMRHLVSVVGGPHSGTAVMGIVKADAYGHGLVPAALAALAGGATWLGTAQSHEALLLRKAGIGPDRCHILTWVYSGAEVPFDELVDNDIDISVGSLAGIDGVAAAARRLGKTARVHVKVDSGFGRNGFTPAGFDAALAKLVPLAKEGVLHIVGQWSHLAVADAPDVPEFVASTDMQVETFKDFTRRMEAAGIPPEIRHLANTAATLSRPEIHFELTRPGIGLYGYEADPAMGTPSTYSLKPAMTLQAQLGTVKDVEAGHGISYGRTYLTPSDTSTAIVPLGYADGIHRSASGFDMEGAKHVTKPGGPVRVMTSEGPRLYRVSGRVCMDQFILDLHGSAAELGIHEGDNVELFGPGRGEDYAEPTADDWGHAADTISYEIFTCLRNRIPRLYEHATDVLSAEDLAKLDPASIL, from the coding sequence ATGACTTTGAGCGCAACACGTGAATGGGATTTCTCCTCCGAACAAGGCAAAGCGAACTACAAGGCCGCCCAGCGGCGGTATCCGGCGCAGGCCATCGTCGACCTCGCCGCACTGCGCGACAACATGCGCCATCTGGTGAGTGTCGTCGGCGGTCCGCATTCCGGCACCGCCGTCATGGGCATCGTCAAAGCCGACGCGTACGGCCACGGTCTGGTTCCGGCCGCGCTCGCCGCGCTCGCGGGAGGCGCCACATGGCTCGGCACCGCGCAATCGCATGAGGCGCTGCTGCTGCGCAAAGCCGGCATCGGCCCCGATCGCTGCCATATTCTGACGTGGGTCTACAGCGGCGCCGAAGTGCCGTTCGACGAGCTGGTCGACAACGACATCGACATTTCCGTCGGCTCGCTCGCCGGCATCGACGGCGTCGCCGCGGCCGCACGCAGGCTCGGCAAGACGGCGCGCGTGCATGTGAAGGTCGATTCCGGCTTCGGCCGTAACGGCTTCACGCCCGCCGGTTTCGACGCGGCGCTCGCCAAACTGGTGCCGCTCGCCAAGGAAGGCGTGCTGCACATCGTCGGCCAGTGGAGCCATCTGGCGGTCGCCGACGCGCCGGACGTCCCGGAATTCGTGGCATCCACCGACATGCAGGTCGAAACGTTCAAGGACTTCACCCGTCGTATGGAGGCGGCCGGCATTCCGCCGGAAATCCGCCACCTCGCCAACACCGCGGCGACGCTGTCCCGTCCGGAAATCCACTTCGAACTGACCCGTCCGGGCATCGGCCTGTACGGTTACGAAGCCGATCCGGCCATGGGCACGCCGTCCACGTATAGCCTGAAGCCCGCCATGACCCTGCAGGCGCAGCTCGGCACCGTCAAGGATGTGGAGGCCGGACATGGCATTTCCTACGGCCGCACGTATCTGACCCCGTCCGACACCTCCACCGCGATCGTGCCGCTCGGCTATGCGGACGGCATCCACCGCTCCGCCTCCGGATTCGACATGGAAGGCGCCAAGCATGTGACCAAGCCCGGCGGCCCGGTGCGCGTGATGACCTCGGAAGGCCCGCGCCTGTACCGTGTGTCCGGCCGCGTGTGCATGGACCAGTTCATCCTCGACCTGCACGGTTCCGCCGCCGAACTCGGCATCCACGAAGGCGACAATGTGGAACTGTTCGGTCCAGGCCGCGGCGAGGATTACGCCGAACCGACCGCGGACGATTGGGGTCATGCCGCCGACACCATCAGCTACGAGATCTTCACCTGCCTGCGCAACCGCATTCCGCGCCTGTACGAGCATGCCACGGACGTATTGTCCGCCGAGGACCTCGCCAAGCTCGACCCGGCAAGCATCCTGTAA
- the recQ gene encoding DNA helicase RecQ has translation MTQAVDSADSVDPRALEALNRYFGYDSFRPGQSGIVSAILTGHDVLGVMPTGAGKSICYQIPAAILPGVAIVISPLISLMRDQVDALNDVGLPAAFINTTQTPDEQDLVFAQALSGQIKLLYVAPERLETERFRNFAVRVPISLVAVDEAHCVSQWGQDFRSSYLGIGEFIAGLPTRPTVAAFTATATERVRRDIVSILGLHTPSITVTGFDRPNLYFDVISMPRKDKASWVASYIASHPDESGIVYCATRKETEALAESLNSAVAELRAAGGADVSDIGTIAVAYHGGMSADAREKAQRDFVTDRVPVVVATNAFGMGIDKSNVRFVIHHNMPESIEAYYQEAGRAGRDGEPSRCTLLWNESDIVTRRRLLDSDYENERLTPEEQEAVRASKRRLLDAMVGYCRTTDCLHAYMTRYFGETAGAAAKTDGKCVGGCANCEHTFETIDVTDIARAISRCVHDVNQHVGSGKIVKVLRGSKAQDLSYLNPESLPSFGMLDEVPEARIRDVLSQMATDGFLTIAEGRLPIVGFGPRAAETVAPEFHYDIKKIKRADARARRTPDVSTPAVGSYVPDDGDEALFQKLRALRLDIARELGKPPYIVFSDKTLRDMVRVKPITDDQFLAVNGVGESKLKQYGERFLAAIREDSGDEA, from the coding sequence ATGACGCAAGCTGTTGATTCCGCCGATTCCGTAGACCCCCGCGCATTGGAGGCGCTGAACCGCTATTTCGGCTACGATTCGTTCCGTCCTGGACAATCCGGCATCGTCTCGGCCATCCTCACCGGACACGACGTGCTTGGCGTCATGCCCACCGGCGCCGGCAAATCCATCTGCTATCAGATTCCCGCAGCGATCCTGCCGGGCGTCGCCATCGTCATCTCGCCGCTGATCTCACTCATGCGCGACCAGGTCGACGCCCTGAACGACGTGGGCCTTCCGGCCGCGTTCATCAACACCACTCAGACGCCGGACGAACAGGATCTCGTCTTCGCGCAGGCGCTCTCCGGCCAGATCAAACTGCTGTACGTGGCGCCGGAACGTTTGGAAACCGAACGATTCCGCAACTTCGCCGTCCGTGTGCCGATCTCGCTCGTCGCCGTCGACGAAGCGCACTGCGTCTCCCAATGGGGGCAGGACTTCCGTTCCTCATATCTTGGCATCGGCGAATTCATCGCCGGACTGCCCACACGTCCAACGGTCGCCGCGTTCACCGCCACCGCCACCGAACGCGTGCGCCGCGACATCGTTTCGATTCTGGGCCTGCACACACCGTCCATCACCGTCACCGGTTTCGACCGGCCGAACCTGTATTTCGACGTCATCAGCATGCCACGCAAAGACAAAGCATCCTGGGTGGCGTCCTACATCGCCAGCCATCCGGACGAATCCGGCATCGTCTACTGCGCCACGCGCAAGGAAACGGAAGCGCTCGCCGAATCGCTTAACAGCGCCGTCGCCGAATTGCGTGCCGCAGGGGGTGCGGATGTGTCGGATATCGGCACCATCGCCGTCGCCTACCATGGCGGTATGAGCGCCGACGCACGAGAGAAGGCGCAACGCGATTTCGTCACCGACCGTGTGCCCGTGGTCGTGGCCACCAACGCGTTCGGCATGGGCATCGACAAATCCAACGTGCGGTTCGTCATCCACCACAACATGCCCGAATCCATCGAAGCGTACTACCAGGAGGCGGGTCGCGCCGGACGAGACGGCGAACCAAGCCGCTGCACGCTGTTGTGGAACGAATCGGACATCGTCACCCGCCGCCGGCTGCTCGATTCGGATTACGAAAACGAACGATTGACTCCCGAAGAGCAGGAGGCCGTACGCGCGTCGAAACGCCGGCTGCTCGACGCGATGGTCGGCTACTGCCGTACCACGGACTGCCTGCACGCGTACATGACCCGGTATTTCGGCGAAACCGCGGGCGCGGCGGCGAAAACGGACGGCAAATGCGTGGGCGGTTGCGCCAACTGCGAGCACACATTCGAAACCATCGACGTCACCGACATCGCCCGAGCCATCAGCCGTTGCGTGCACGATGTGAACCAGCATGTCGGCAGCGGCAAAATCGTCAAGGTGCTGCGCGGCTCGAAGGCACAGGATCTAAGCTATCTCAACCCCGAAAGCCTGCCGTCGTTCGGCATGCTCGACGAAGTGCCGGAAGCGCGCATCCGCGACGTGCTGAGCCAGATGGCCACCGACGGCTTCCTGACGATCGCGGAAGGACGCCTGCCGATCGTCGGCTTCGGACCCCGTGCGGCGGAAACGGTCGCACCCGAATTCCATTACGACATCAAGAAGATCAAACGTGCTGACGCCCGTGCGCGTCGAACGCCCGACGTGTCCACTCCCGCTGTCGGATCGTACGTGCCGGATGACGGCGACGAGGCGCTATTCCAGAAGCTGCGTGCGCTGCGACTGGACATCGCGCGCGAACTTGGCAAACCGCCGTACATCGTGTTCTCCGACAAGACGTTGCGTGACATGGTACGGGTCAAGCCGATTACTGACGACCAGTTCCTTGCCGTCAACGGTGTGGGGGAAAGCAAGCTCAAACAGTACGGCGAACGGTTCCTGGCCGCGATTCGGGAGGATTCCGGCGACGAGGCTTGA
- a CDS encoding amino acid permease has product MDLFRKKSVDQLVSESTPLKRTLKTFDLTMLGIGAIIGTGIFVLTGKGALTAGPALCVSFLLAAVCCGFAGLCYAEFAAMAPVSGSAYSYAYLAFGELIAFVIGWDLILEYALQAATVSAGWSGYFNKLLEGFGLHLPVELTAAYGTTPGVTTYFNLPGFVIVLIITWVLSIGINQTKKTNDIMVMIKLAIIVLFIVCTVWYINPANWKPFSPYGIYTFQPGSTQPYGIVPAASIVFFSFIGFDAVSSSAEETINPNKTLPRGILISLAVSTVLYIIMTLIMTGVVPYKEFAKFIDAPVAGVILETGLNWLAFIVNLGALIGMTTVMLVQLYGQSRICYAMSRDGLFPKFFGEVHPKYRTPFKGTWFFGILTAIAGGFININVLFELVNIGTLSAFIIVSAGILWMRKTQPDAHRGFRAPGVPFTPICAIIFCLILIFGLNWETWVRFAVWFALGLVVYFTYSRKHSQLNEPGLF; this is encoded by the coding sequence ATGGATCTATTTCGCAAGAAGTCGGTGGACCAACTTGTCTCCGAATCGACTCCGCTGAAGCGAACACTGAAAACCTTCGACCTGACCATGCTGGGCATCGGCGCCATCATCGGCACCGGCATCTTCGTGCTCACCGGCAAGGGCGCGCTCACCGCGGGACCGGCATTGTGCGTGTCCTTCCTGCTCGCCGCCGTCTGCTGCGGTTTTGCGGGCCTGTGCTATGCGGAGTTCGCCGCGATGGCACCGGTTTCCGGCTCCGCCTATTCGTACGCGTATCTGGCGTTCGGCGAGTTGATCGCCTTCGTGATCGGTTGGGATTTGATTTTGGAATACGCGTTGCAGGCGGCGACCGTGTCCGCCGGCTGGTCGGGCTATTTCAACAAGCTGTTGGAAGGCTTCGGCCTGCATCTGCCGGTCGAACTGACCGCCGCGTACGGCACCACGCCGGGAGTCACCACGTATTTCAATCTGCCGGGCTTCGTGATCGTGCTTATCATCACGTGGGTGCTGTCCATCGGCATCAACCAGACGAAGAAGACCAACGACATCATGGTGATGATCAAGCTGGCCATCATCGTGCTGTTCATCGTGTGCACCGTCTGGTACATCAATCCCGCCAACTGGAAACCGTTCTCCCCGTATGGCATCTACACGTTCCAGCCGGGTTCGACGCAGCCGTACGGCATCGTGCCGGCCGCGTCGATTGTGTTCTTCAGCTTCATCGGCTTCGACGCCGTCTCCTCCTCCGCCGAGGAGACCATCAATCCGAACAAGACGCTGCCGCGCGGCATCCTGATCTCGCTGGCCGTGTCCACCGTGCTGTACATCATCATGACGCTCATCATGACCGGCGTGGTGCCGTACAAGGAGTTCGCGAAGTTCATCGACGCTCCGGTGGCGGGCGTGATTCTCGAGACCGGCCTCAACTGGCTGGCGTTCATCGTGAACCTCGGCGCGTTGATCGGCATGACCACCGTCATGCTGGTGCAGCTGTACGGCCAGTCCCGCATCTGCTATGCGATGAGCCGCGACGGACTGTTCCCGAAGTTCTTCGGCGAAGTGCATCCGAAGTACCGCACACCGTTCAAGGGCACGTGGTTCTTCGGCATTCTGACGGCCATCGCCGGCGGTTTCATCAACATCAACGTGCTGTTCGAGCTGGTGAACATCGGTACGCTGTCCGCGTTCATCATCGTGTCGGCCGGCATCCTGTGGATGCGCAAGACCCAGCCGGACGCGCATCGTGGCTTCCGTGCGCCGGGCGTGCCGTTCACGCCAATCTGCGCCATCATCTTCTGCCTGATTCTGATCTTCGGTTTGAATTGGGAGACGTGGGTGCGTTTCGCCGTGTGGTTCGCGCTTGGACTGGTCGTGTATTTCACGTACAGCCGCAAGCATTCTCAGCTTAACGAGCCGGGACTGTTCTAA
- a CDS encoding GNAT family N-acetyltransferase, which translates to MDDLPVMLKIYQHARELMAANGNPTQWGNTFPREEVILDDIRQQRTMLLVDEADGKERVLAQFALCTGEDPTYAHIDGAWLDDDSYVTIHRIASSGIVKGAAKDCINWCIEHYGNVRADTHPNNKAMQHVLESNGFARCGLIQLLDRPTDTTRIAYQRHEW; encoded by the coding sequence ATGGATGATCTGCCTGTCATGCTGAAAATCTACCAGCATGCGCGTGAGCTTATGGCGGCCAACGGGAATCCCACGCAATGGGGAAACACGTTCCCACGTGAGGAAGTGATCCTTGACGACATTCGCCAGCAGCGCACCATGCTGCTGGTGGACGAGGCTGACGGCAAGGAGCGTGTGCTCGCCCAGTTCGCCCTGTGCACGGGCGAGGATCCCACCTACGCGCATATCGACGGCGCCTGGCTGGACGACGACTCGTATGTGACCATCCACCGCATCGCCTCGTCGGGAATCGTCAAAGGCGCGGCCAAGGACTGCATCAACTGGTGCATCGAACATTACGGCAACGTGCGCGCCGACACGCATCCGAACAACAAGGCCATGCAGCACGTGCTCGAATCGAACGGATTCGCCCGCTGCGGCCTGATCCAACTGCTTGACCGCCCCACCGATACCACGCGTATCGCCTACCAGCGTCACGAATGGTGA
- a CDS encoding ATP-binding cassette domain-containing protein yields MSLVISDLSKSRHGTSLLNGVNLELRSGAIHGLFGRNGAGKSTLLNIIANRLVADAGSVSFDGNRMTDGGGMWERLMLMDETWPYPVEWRLRSVFRLISRRYGGFDDVLAGRMMQAFGLRPDARFMRLSTGQRGAAKLVAALCAPTDIVLLDEATDGLDAAARDLCYRFVIESYGDRPRTMIISTHLITEVEGLVEHAVVLDHGRVLESFDMNELAQRGRMLSGPVGSVRRYLADNGLRTLSETVLGGLLTVGVRGVPSAPMPEDVVMRSFDLNEYVIQITGMDKGYAS; encoded by the coding sequence ATGAGTCTGGTCATCAGCGATCTGAGCAAGAGCCGTCATGGAACGTCCCTGCTCAACGGAGTGAATCTGGAATTACGGAGCGGTGCGATACATGGTCTGTTCGGGCGCAATGGTGCCGGCAAAAGCACATTGCTGAACATCATCGCGAACCGACTCGTGGCCGATGCCGGCAGTGTGTCGTTCGACGGCAACCGTATGACGGATGGCGGCGGCATGTGGGAACGTCTCATGCTGATGGACGAGACTTGGCCATATCCTGTCGAATGGCGTCTGCGATCGGTGTTCCGTCTGATCTCGCGGCGATACGGCGGATTCGATGATGTGTTGGCGGGGCGTATGATGCAGGCTTTCGGGCTGCGGCCTGATGCTCGTTTCATGAGACTGTCCACCGGTCAGCGTGGCGCGGCGAAGCTGGTTGCCGCGCTTTGCGCGCCGACCGATATCGTGTTGCTTGATGAAGCGACTGATGGTCTTGACGCTGCGGCCCGTGACCTGTGTTACCGCTTCGTGATTGAGTCGTATGGCGACAGACCTCGCACCATGATCATATCCACCCATCTCATAACGGAGGTGGAGGGACTGGTCGAACATGCCGTGGTCCTCGACCATGGGCGGGTGCTGGAATCCTTCGACATGAACGAGTTGGCACAACGTGGGCGGATGCTGTCGGGGCCGGTCGGATCGGTGCGGCGGTACTTGGCCGACAATGGTTTGCGTACGCTGTCGGAAACCGTTCTCGGTGGTCTGCTGACTGTCGGCGTGCGTGGCGTGCCATCTGCACCGATGCCGGAGGACGTTGTCATGAGGTCTTTCGATCTCAATGAGTATGTCATCCAGATTACCGGCATGGACAAGGGGTATGCGTCATGA
- a CDS encoding S-ribosylhomocysteine lyase has translation MAEDKPVVESFQLDHTKVKAPYVRYIDTETGLHGDVISNYDLRLVQPNENAIPTGGLHTIEHTIAVLLRERIPGYIDCSPFGCRTGFHLLTWGEHSTEDVARALKESLEFIAYEATWDDVPATTIESCGNYRDHSLFTAKEWCKDILAKGISSDPFERRLV, from the coding sequence ATGGCGGAAGACAAGCCGGTGGTGGAAAGCTTCCAATTGGACCACACCAAAGTAAAGGCGCCGTATGTGCGCTACATCGATACGGAAACCGGCCTCCACGGCGACGTGATCTCGAACTACGACCTGCGATTGGTGCAGCCGAACGAGAACGCCATTCCGACCGGCGGGCTGCACACCATCGAACACACCATCGCGGTGCTGCTGCGCGAACGCATCCCCGGTTACATCGACTGCTCGCCGTTCGGGTGCCGCACAGGCTTCCACCTGCTGACGTGGGGCGAGCATTCCACCGAGGATGTGGCTCGCGCATTGAAGGAATCGTTGGAATTCATCGCCTACGAGGCCACATGGGACGACGTGCCGGCAACCACCATCGAAAGTTGCGGCAACTACCGCGACCACAGCCTGTTCACCGCCAAGGAATGGTGCAAGGACATCCTCGCCAAGGGCATCAGCTCCGACCCGTTCGAACGCCGCCTTGTGTGA